The window AATTTAAGTAGAGAGAGAGTGAAGAATCAGACCTGAAGAGAGGGAGGTGTTTCAATGGCGACGAAGAAAACCCTAGAGAATTACAGCACATAACGGACTTCGAGTTCCCGCTTTCGCGAATATGAAAGATCGTCAACAAATTAAAAATGACGGAGAGGACTGTGAATAGTTTTGTTCCTGACCAATAAATGTATACAATGTTTAAATAAAATAATGAGGTACAAACAACCCAACAAGGTTTCGTGGTGTAGTTGGTTATCACGTCAGTCTAACACACTGAAGGTCTCCGGTTCGAACCCGGGCGAAGCCATCTGTTTTTAATTTTACACTTTCACTTCAACTGTAGAATTTGGGTATTCATGCACCAAGCTTGTTGTGTCTTGCAGGTCTTGGTGCTTGTTGTTTTGAATAGAAATCGAGCCGATTTGCTGATGCTAGCAAAGCCATCGGTTTCTATAGCAAATACACCTGAAAAACGAGTTCTTGCCCATATCACATGATGCTTAAACATGAGTGTACCTTGGGCGATAGACTAGCTGTTCCTGACTTCCTATCGATTAGCTTATTTAGGCCCAATATATGCACGGGCATTACACCATCTTATGGTTCTCATCAGCACATATATTAGACGAAAACAGGGTTCGAAAACATAGCCCACACAGCCACACTCCCACAGTATAGAATGACATGAAAAAAAATGAAGAAACCGAGATATCAGAGGGATACAACAAGACATAACAAAGACTATTTACACTGCTTAGACCTGAAATTTTCAGAATCAAGAAGTTTCACAATGAGTTTCTCTAGCCTCTTTGAAACTACACTAGGTTTTACAGCCACTGGATTCCCATAAACTGAACATCTATCTTTACCAACTCTTCCTAAACACCAACCACCGGGTGTCAGATGCCCGCTTGGTCTCCCCAAGAGCTCCTTATCAATTTTGTCGAGAACTGGATCATCCCTTGTAAATGGACCGGCAAGAGGAGCTCCCGCTTGGATGATGTCATTGTAATGTTCCAGTGTTAGATTTACTGGATTTAGCTTTGGAGGGCTATCCCACCTTATGTAATGCAAGTCATGATTTACAGTTGTGTTCTGGTAATCCTTATGGTTGCAGATAACAGTGTGGAAGTAGCCTTCTGGTGACTGAAGGAAATTAGTATAGTACATGAGAAGAGTGCGGGGAAGATTGTCCCATCCCAAAATACAGAATTCAAGAAATGATCTTGTCAGCACCACCCCTGTAGACCCTGAAAGTAGAAAGGTATACATTTTAGATATGCAAAGTAAAATGACTCTACAAAATCAGCCACAAAGAGGAAAACTATGCAGAGTAAACCGCAGTTTCAATACAAGTCTCCAACTAGTACAGTATGCTTCATTGCATCAAGTTAAAATGGCAAATTTCAGACTTCAAATTAGAGTAGCAAAATCTAGTCTACATTTCTGTTTAGTAGATGTAAGGACTATGCTATGGTCCACATGGCAAAACTGAAGCCTTGACAGGACTATTGCAACAATACACTGGTTAAAAGTCCAAAAAAAATAGTCAGGATGACAACCAACAACACTATCTAATATCCTCATATTAGGGAAATCACTGTGACATGTCAGTAATGAAATTAGAGGACCTATGGCTTAAGAACTTGGAAATTACTAGCTTCATGAGAAACAGTGCTCAATGCTATATTACATTAATTCTTTAAAGAAACTAACCTAACGCATAGTTCAAAGAAATTCCAGCTGCTTAAAGCTTATCTTATTGACCTAAATGATGCAAATTTAAAAGGAAGCTGTTCAGAAAGCTCAAAAACGAGGCACACAATTTATTTGGTTTTTGAAGCATAATAACCACTCGCTCAAAACCTAGTGTACAGAAATTATTGAACTATCTCCATGATCAATTCCCAATTTAGCTAAGAATCTAGTACTCTCAAGTATATAACTGATTAGCACAAGCCAGGATCCACTAGCTATTATCTTACACAATTTCATAACCTCAACGGTAAAGGATATGCAAAAACTACTAAACTAGCTGGAATTCGAAAATAAACACAATGCAGATAAGTGCAGTACCCATGAATAACTTGAAAGAAGCTGGCATTGACCTTCTCTCTTTAGCCCAAAACACACCTGATTTCTTATTGTGGTACAAACCAGGATCAATAATAATCGGCCTCGCTCTTTGATTCCTGCCACATTTATAACACGTACAAAAATTATCAACACCAACTCCAACACTACGGAAACATTAAGAATAAACATTACAGGATTAAGTATGCTCACTCTTTCCATCCAATATTGCTAGTGTGCTCCAGGAAGTTAAGATCCCTCGGCAAGTATGAAAAGATATGCAACAAATCTAACATCCCCAAAATTAACCACAATTAGCAAACATAACCAATCTGTAAATTTCAACAATTAATTCCATAAATTAGCAAGACTAACCATCTTGGGACATGAGTGGATAATCCGAAGCACTGAGATTAATAAACCAATCCCAATCCCCAGCCCGCTTCAGCAGAATAGCAACCGCGTGCAGCGTCGCCGCCATCACCGTCGGACCTTTCGCGGTCACCAAATCTGCGGCTCCAACCACCATCGCATTCCGAAACGCGTGCATCACACTCTCCGACTTCACATACTTAGCCAGGTCAAGCCTCTCGGCGTCGGAAGCTTCTAGATCGAGGTGGAGCAAGTAGTGATTCCTCGGGTGGTACGCCGCCTGGAGCAGCCGCTTCAGCTGCGGGCCTTCGCCTTTGGAACCGGTGAGCAGGTACGCGAATCTCGGGAGGCGCGGGAGCTCGAGGCCGTAGCTGTTGTCGCCGTCGATGAAATTGTGGTCGGGATTAGCGAATCGGCGGTGATCGTAGTCGGCGGCGGAGGAGGAGTGCTTGGCGTGTGTTAGGGTTAATGCGAGGAGGGCGAGGAGGAGGAGGGCGGAGGTTGCGGTTAGGATGACGAGCCATTGGGACTGGTTGTTGGAGGTTCGTTTCATGGAGGTGGGGGATTAGGGTTTGATGGGATCGGAGGGGTTAGGTGAGTGTGGCGGTTGGAGGTGGTGGTGGTGGTGTCGGCGTGAAGGTTAGTCGTTTTTATTTACAGGTGGGAAATGGCCCAATTGGAGAGGGAAAGGCTACCTTGTTGAAATTTTAATTTGAATGAATTGCTGGTTAGGATATGCTACCGTCGGGGTTTTCCACTATCGTACGACCTAAGCTTTCTCAGTAATCAGTATATTACAGTACAGTAAACAGTAATGTTAAGTCACGGTTAAATGTAAAATCCAAAAGTGAGAAAACTAATATTTACTATCGGATTTACTTACACAAGAACATATTCTTTTAATAGTAAACTACATATTAGTTACTGACCAAATTTCAGTTTACAAATACATCATTTACACATTATCTTACACATTTAAGGACAAAAATTAACAATTTATGACATACTAATGTCCATATGTCATATGTCACTACATATTTTACTAAACTACCATTCACTACATATTCTACTACTACTGTGGACGTGCTACTACCGTATCGACGAGAAACGTGTTACTGTCGTGTCAACGAGAGACGTGCTACTGCCGTGTCGACCGTAAACGTGCTACTGCTATGTCGACCGCAAACGTGCTACTGTCATGTCGACCGCAAACGTGCTACTGTTGTGTCGACGAGAGACGTGTTACTGTCGTATCAACAAGAGACGTGTTACTGCCGTATCAACAAGAGACGTGTTACTGTCGTGTCAACGAAAAACGTGCTACTGATGTGTCAACCGCAGACGTGCTACTGATGTGTCAACCGAAGACGTGCTACTACCGTGTCGACCGAAGACGTGCTACTGCCGTGTCGACGGGAGACGTGCTACTGCCGTGTCAACCGGAGACGTGTTACTGTTGTGTCGACCGAAGACGTGCTACTGCCGTGTCGACGTGAGACGTGTTACTGTCATGTAGGAAGGTGTTACTATCGTGTCGAATCACCGTTGTGGTCGTCGATTAACAAATGTCGCAGTCGTCCTCGATTCAGAAATGTCGTTGTCATTGTCAATTCAACGATGTTGTCGTTGACATCAAGGTGTCACCGATGTCGTTGTCATCGAGGCGCCGTTGTCGTCATTGTTAGGCCTAGGATACGAGAGAGAGA of the Fragaria vesca subsp. vesca linkage group LG6, FraVesHawaii_1.0, whole genome shotgun sequence genome contains:
- the LOC101296116 gene encoding xylosyltransferase 2-like, whose product is MKRTSNNQSQWLVILTATSALLLLALLALTLTHAKHSSSAADYDHRRFANPDHNFIDGDNSYGLELPRLPRFAYLLTGSKGEGPQLKRLLQAAYHPRNHYLLHLDLEASDAERLDLAKYVKSESVMHAFRNAMVVGAADLVTAKGPTVMAATLHAVAILLKRAGDWDWFINLSASDYPLMSQDDLLHIFSYLPRDLNFLEHTSNIGWKENQRARPIIIDPGLYHNKKSGVFWAKERRSMPASFKLFMGSTGVVLTRSFLEFCILGWDNLPRTLLMYYTNFLQSPEGYFHTVICNHKDYQNTTVNHDLHYIRWDSPPKLNPVNLTLEHYNDIIQAGAPLAGPFTRDDPVLDKIDKELLGRPSGHLTPGGWCLGRVGKDRCSVYGNPVAVKPSVVSKRLEKLIVKLLDSENFRSKQCK